In the genome of Hymenobacter taeanensis, one region contains:
- a CDS encoding MBL fold metallo-hydrolase, translating into MKSTLFLTAALVTFAAQVSAQTTAPLRAAADQITTKQGPLTVQPITHGSVVLTWNGKTIYVDPYGGPEAYAGLAAPDVVLITDIHGDHLDSKTLAGLPVSKALMVVPNAVAEKLPAEYRAQVRILNNGQQLDTLGMRVSAIPMYNLPEAPDAMHTKGRGNGYVVNLGGKNVYFSGDTEDTPEMRALKGIDVAFVCMNLPYTMDVQQAAQGVLAFKPGIVYPYHYRGQSGLSDVATFKKTVNTANKKIDVRLRNWYPSAK; encoded by the coding sequence ATGAAGTCGACTTTATTCCTTACAGCCGCGCTGGTGACGTTTGCGGCTCAGGTATCAGCCCAAACCACTGCGCCCTTGCGGGCGGCCGCCGACCAGATTACGACCAAGCAGGGGCCCCTCACGGTGCAGCCTATTACGCACGGCAGCGTAGTGCTCACCTGGAATGGCAAAACCATTTACGTTGACCCTTACGGTGGTCCGGAGGCCTACGCCGGACTGGCCGCGCCGGATGTAGTACTGATCACAGACATCCACGGTGACCACCTGGACTCGAAAACTCTGGCGGGCCTTCCCGTCAGCAAAGCCCTGATGGTAGTGCCCAATGCCGTAGCGGAGAAACTGCCGGCAGAATACCGAGCACAGGTACGCATCCTGAACAACGGTCAGCAGCTCGACACGCTGGGAATGCGCGTTTCGGCCATCCCCATGTATAACCTGCCTGAGGCCCCCGACGCCATGCACACCAAAGGGCGCGGCAACGGCTACGTAGTGAACCTGGGCGGCAAAAACGTTTACTTCTCTGGCGATACCGAAGACACCCCCGAAATGCGCGCCCTCAAGGGCATTGACGTGGCCTTTGTGTGCATGAACCTGCCCTACACCATGGATGTGCAACAGGCCGCGCAGGGCGTGCTGGCTTTCAAGCCGGGCATTGTGTACCCATATCACTACCGGGGCCAGAGCGGCCTGAGCGACGTGGCTACTTTCAAGAAAACCGTAAACACAGCCAACAAGAAGATT